In the genome of Desulfallas thermosapovorans DSM 6562, the window GAAGAAAAACTGGCCGGCCAGGAAGTATATAAACTGGCTTATTACGGCGAAATCAAAGACCTGGCCAAAATGATTGCCGCCCTTGGCCAACTGGGCGGCGGCCAATTACAACAAACCCTGGATCAAGCCCAGGGCATGTTGCAATCAATTTCTTACGCGGGAACCATGTACGTGAACAAAGAAACCTATTTACCCGTAAGCGCCAGCAATTATTCCATCGTCACCTATGCCGGTGAGTTTCAAGGACAGCCTGTGCCCATCGACACCATGCAGGTTTGTTATGAATTCAGCTACAGTGATTACAACGCCCCAATGGACATAGTGGTGCCCCAGGAAGCCCTCAATGCCGAGGAATTTCCTTTAACTGCGCCTGAAATTGAAAGCACTGAAACTGTACAACCGGCTGCTGAGCAATAATTAAAACCTGAACAAAGTGCCAGCATTAGATTAATGATTATGCGTAATTCGCACCAGGTGCAGTCCATTAAATGCCCTTTCATTGAAGCCCTTTACCCATCCAGCAGGGAAAGGGCTTCAATTTTATGGAACACTGATGATTTAAACATGTTGGAGGTGACCAAAATATTAACCATGCCACCCAACCACGGGATTGGGAAACAATAGCAACACCGGGATGAATTCCGAAAGGCCAAACCGGCCTTCCGGAATATCCCTGAAGGTGACATCCCCCGCTACCTTTGCAACTTTACACACCCGTGGCAATTAGTTTATTTCATCGAGAATATTTTTAATTGCGGCAATCCGGTCCGCCGCCCCGGTTACCGGGCGGCCCACCACCAGGTGACTGGCGCCCGCCTTTATAGCCTCTCCCGGTGTCATAACCCGGCGCTGGTCGCCCAGCTGTGCCCCGGCGGGACGTATGCCGGGGGTAATAATTTTAAATTCGGGGCCGCAGGCATCCCGCACCAGCGTTATTTCCCGGGGCGAGCAAACCACCCCGTCCAACCCCGATTTTTGGGCCAGTAAAGCCCAGGCCCGCACCCGGTCTGCAATTTCCCCCGAAAAGCCAATTTCCTGCTGGTAAGTTTCCCGGTCAATACTGGTGAGCACCGTCACCGCCACCACCAGCGGAGCCGGCATACCCAGCCGGTGGGCCTCCTCCCGGGCCGCTGCGCCTGCGGCCTGCAGCATGGCACTACCCCCCGCAGCGTGCACATTGATTATGGAGGCCCCGGAACGCACCAGCACCCGGGCTGCCCGGCCCACGGTGTTGGGTATATCGTGCAGCTTCAGGTCCAGAAAAACCTTTGCCCCCGCAGCCACTATTTCCTGGACAATACCAATTCCAGCAGCGTAAAATAACTCCATACCCACTTTAAAAAACCCCACATGCCCGGCCAGTTCACTCACCAGTTCAAGAGCCTTGGCCCGGCTGTCCACATCCAGGGCCACGATTAATTGATCCTTTGACAAACCCATTTCACTCCTCGCTGGTCATACATAAACCCGTTGTATACCCAAAGCCTTGCAAAGTAGCTATAGTAACACCCAACGCCCCGTCGCAACGCAGCTTAAAACTCTCCGGTGTAATACAACACCCGGGATGCCTTCAATTACCCCGGTCTTCAGCAAGACCCGCCATCGCGCTGGGCTAAACCTACCAGCTCATTTATATCTGTAAAGCCGTGATTCTGCATATATTGTTCAATCCCCTCCACCACATCCAGTGTAGCCCGGGGGTTGACAAAATTGCCGGTGCCCACCGCCACCGCTGTGGCCCCGGCCAGAATAAACTCCAGGGCATCTCGGGCGGTCATAATGCCCCCCATGCCCAGTATGGGCAGGGCCACCGCCCGGTACACCTGCCAAACCGCCCGCACCGCCACCGGTCGCACGGCGGGGCCGCTAAGCCCGCCGGTGACATTGCCCAGCACGGGCCTGCGCCTGTCCACATCAATGGCCATACCCAGCAGGGTATTAATCATGGACAAAGCGTCGGCACCAGCTTCAGCCAC includes:
- the pyrF gene encoding orotidine-5'-phosphate decarboxylase: MGLSKDQLIVALDVDSRAKALELVSELAGHVGFFKVGMELFYAAGIGIVQEIVAAGAKVFLDLKLHDIPNTVGRAARVLVRSGASIINVHAAGGSAMLQAAGAAAREEAHRLGMPAPLVVAVTVLTSIDRETYQQEIGFSGEIADRVRAWALLAQKSGLDGVVCSPREITLVRDACGPEFKIITPGIRPAGAQLGDQRRVMTPGEAIKAGASHLVVGRPVTGAADRIAAIKNILDEIN